Proteins co-encoded in one Deinococcus aquaedulcis genomic window:
- a CDS encoding carbohydrate ABC transporter permease, with protein sequence MSHRLPAPARARLSYARLQQRFAPYVFVSPFFLLFLVFGLFPLLFSLFLAFHLWSPLDGLGNWKFVGFENFALALDRQDQFWTTLKNTVWIGLLAGVPQHLVALPLAFLIHQSLRRYQSTLSTVLFLPYITNAVAIAIVFATLYSERLGLLNYVRGLVGLDPVRWLGDPGMVPYSVAAVVFWRYLGWNVVLYLSGLQAISEDVYEAATVDGAGKWQQFWYITLPLLRPMMFYAFTLTIVGNMQLFEEPFMLLNDGGGSGGAGLTTAMHIFNTAFRDLDMGYASAMSWLLFLAIFALSMVNNVLFSRGGER encoded by the coding sequence ATGTCACACCGCCTGCCCGCCCCCGCCCGCGCCCGGCTGAGCTACGCGCGTCTGCAGCAGCGTTTCGCGCCGTACGTGTTTGTCAGCCCGTTTTTTCTTCTGTTTCTGGTGTTCGGGCTGTTTCCGCTGCTGTTCAGCCTGTTCCTGGCCTTTCACCTCTGGAGCCCCTTGGACGGTCTGGGCAACTGGAAGTTCGTGGGCTTCGAGAACTTCGCGCTGGCCCTGGACCGGCAGGACCAGTTCTGGACCACGCTGAAGAACACGGTGTGGATTGGCCTGCTGGCGGGGGTGCCGCAGCATCTGGTGGCGCTGCCGCTGGCCTTCCTGATTCACCAGAGCCTGCGCCGCTACCAGAGCACCCTGAGCACGGTGCTGTTTCTGCCGTACATCACCAACGCCGTGGCGATTGCCATTGTGTTCGCCACGCTGTACTCCGAGCGGCTGGGGCTGCTGAATTACGTGCGCGGTCTGGTGGGCCTGGACCCGGTGCGCTGGCTGGGCGACCCTGGGATGGTGCCGTATTCGGTGGCAGCGGTGGTGTTCTGGCGCTACCTGGGCTGGAACGTGGTGCTGTACCTCTCGGGGCTGCAGGCCATCAGCGAGGACGTGTACGAGGCCGCCACCGTGGACGGCGCGGGGAAATGGCAGCAATTCTGGTACATCACGCTGCCGCTGCTCCGGCCCATGATGTTCTACGCCTTCACCCTGACGATTGTGGGCAACATGCAGCTGTTCGAGGAACCCTTCATGCTGCTCAATGACGGCGGGGGCAGCGGCGGCGCAGGGCTGACCACCGCCATGCACATCTTTAATACCGCCTTCCGCGACCTGGATATGGGGTACGCCTCGGCCATGAGCTGGCTGCTGTTCCTGGCGATTTTTGCCCTGAGCATGGTGAACAACGTCCTGTTTTCACGTGGAGGTGAGCGGTGA
- a CDS encoding carbohydrate ABC transporter permease yields the protein MTSTPVRAAPAVARPKRPLRGWRRLPLWLLMGLVCFVSVVPFYLMFVWASQPSAEVFAFPPHLWFGSAFDDNLRGLLQVTDGKALRHFWNSLYLALVATATTLFFCSLAGYAFAMYNFRGQRALFAFILATMLIPPLVMDIPSFLVMNNVLGWVGEPRALWVPGMANAFGIFLMRQYIASALPRELIEAARIDGATEFGIYRRVVLPLIRPILATLGVVTFVGAWNNFKGALIMKLSEPDTMTLPLSLRRLGGGATNANVDWGAIMMLVVITVIPLVIVFLFASRQVISGLTSGAVKD from the coding sequence GTGACCAGTACCCCGGTTCGCGCGGCGCCTGCTGTGGCCCGCCCCAAGCGCCCGCTGCGGGGCTGGCGCCGCCTGCCCCTGTGGCTGCTGATGGGGCTGGTGTGTTTCGTGTCGGTGGTGCCCTTTTACCTGATGTTCGTGTGGGCCTCGCAGCCCAGCGCCGAAGTGTTCGCCTTTCCGCCGCACCTGTGGTTTGGCTCAGCCTTCGACGACAACCTGCGCGGCCTGCTGCAGGTCACAGACGGCAAGGCGCTGCGCCACTTCTGGAACTCGCTGTACCTCGCGCTGGTCGCCACCGCCACCACCCTGTTTTTCTGCTCGCTGGCCGGCTACGCCTTTGCCATGTACAACTTCCGGGGCCAGCGGGCGCTGTTCGCCTTCATCCTGGCCACCATGCTCATTCCGCCGCTGGTGATGGACATTCCCAGCTTCCTGGTGATGAACAACGTGCTGGGCTGGGTGGGGGAGCCGCGCGCCCTGTGGGTGCCGGGCATGGCCAACGCCTTTGGCATCTTCCTGATGCGCCAGTACATCGCCTCGGCCCTGCCGCGCGAACTCATTGAAGCCGCGCGCATCGACGGCGCCACGGAATTTGGCATCTACCGCCGGGTGGTGCTGCCCCTGATCCGGCCCATTCTGGCCACGCTGGGCGTGGTGACGTTCGTGGGCGCCTGGAACAACTTCAAGGGCGCACTGATCATGAAACTCAGCGAGCCCGACACCATGACCCTGCCCCTGAGCCTGCGCCGGCTGGGCGGCGGCGCCACCAACGCCAACGTGGACTGGGGCGCGATCATGATGCTGGTCGTGATCACCGTGATTCCGCTGGTGATCGTGTTTCTCTTCGCCAGCCGTCAAGTCATCAGCGGCCTGACCAGCGGGGCGGTCAAGGACTGA
- a CDS encoding LacI family DNA-binding transcriptional regulator: MLEPVTLAQVAREAGVSPSTVSRILNGTANVAPDKRVRVEAVIARLNFRPNPQAQALAGGRSLSIGVVTPSLHSTFYGEALTGIEAALNDTPYHPIVISGQWRTEREQEALNVLLARRVDAVILLGGILDDEVLRPLAQRVPMIAVGREVQGLSDSCIVMDNALGMRLIAGHLLDLGHREFAYISGAERQSDAVERKNAFLGCLQDAGLSIHPDLIQVGQYLEDGGQQAAQRLLDTGRPFTALVCANDQMALGARLTLYRAGLRVPDDVSLTGFDDVVTSRLMTPPLTTVRQAIYDIGVSAAQEALKLLGGQPAQRHVFTPELVIRESTAPPRSRP, from the coding sequence GTGCTCGAACCAGTCACCCTGGCCCAAGTGGCGCGTGAAGCGGGCGTTTCGCCCAGCACGGTGTCACGCATTCTGAACGGCACCGCCAACGTGGCGCCGGACAAACGGGTGCGGGTGGAAGCGGTGATCGCGCGGCTGAATTTCCGGCCCAATCCCCAGGCGCAGGCGCTGGCGGGCGGGCGCAGCCTGAGCATCGGCGTGGTGACGCCCAGCCTGCACTCCACCTTTTACGGCGAGGCCCTGACCGGCATCGAAGCGGCGCTGAACGACACGCCCTACCACCCCATCGTGATCAGCGGGCAGTGGCGCACCGAGCGCGAGCAGGAAGCCCTGAACGTGCTGCTGGCCCGCCGGGTGGACGCCGTGATTCTGCTGGGCGGCATTCTGGACGACGAGGTGCTGCGCCCCCTGGCCCAGCGCGTGCCCATGATCGCCGTGGGGCGCGAGGTGCAGGGGCTGTCCGACAGCTGCATCGTGATGGACAACGCCCTGGGTATGCGCCTGATCGCCGGGCACCTGCTGGACCTGGGCCACCGCGAGTTCGCGTACATCAGCGGCGCCGAGCGCCAGAGCGACGCCGTGGAGCGTAAGAACGCCTTTCTGGGCTGCCTGCAGGACGCCGGGCTGAGCATCCACCCCGACCTGATTCAGGTGGGGCAGTACCTCGAAGACGGCGGGCAACAGGCCGCGCAGCGCCTGCTGGACACCGGGCGGCCCTTCACGGCCCTGGTGTGCGCCAACGACCAGATGGCCCTGGGCGCGCGCCTGACCCTGTACCGCGCCGGACTGCGGGTGCCGGACGACGTTTCCTTGACCGGCTTTGACGACGTGGTGACCTCGCGCCTGATGACCCCGCCCCTGACCACCGTGCGCCAGGCCATTTACGACATTGGCGTGAGCGCCGCGCAGGAAGCCCTGAAGCTGCTGGGCGGCCAGCCCGCGCAGCGGCACGTGTTTACCCCTGAACTGGTGATCCGCGAATCCACCGCCCCGCCCCGGAGCCGACCATGA
- a CDS encoding fimbria/pilus outer membrane usher protein, which produces MNRCACPKRPRLGAALGLAALLALAGAAAAQDAPAPDPCALPQTFVDVTVAGQGRGGTLVLMDGERFWLSPSVLREAEAGYADARARCDGQEFVRLNAALDLRYDPGELTLSVGPRLELLPNNTLDLGQVRPPEAEVLPTLPVTTLGVQGEVARRPGDETQSALITHTATVRAGYQNGRFALGAQVGEAGGQGLATAWQGQLGAAYQVRDNLSVEAAAYAVKLGGAPLRLADEQISGLTVTYGSVRAYRLPQLVVALPLDAEVELRVPGVEVPRLNAAAGTLTIRNLPLDLPAGTVELRIRDATGTRFERVTYTAADIQVTARALALRAQAGVRGTRAATQATAVYGLSDEWSLSAELDADTARQQLKASARYVVTDLNTGFGVQYDSATRTRLLLSGDATWARGEWRFGVGAVVPPLDLRAASVAGQVGWSARGTSLGLRAQATPGAARGELGLSVTRKFSPDLSAALGAAVTANDGQVGWRATLGVTWTPTPKLGLNAVASTENGAALLETRAVYQLAPEHTLNAGAVLGSSGTRAATLGYQYVGQARAAAQVSTTGEARVSGSVGAAWVGGQLFLTAAEAGPGVLVRTGVSGVPLVVGGVRVVTDRRGDALVLLASGTRVAAVAPDFDQLPVTVSVQEDGRTLSLSPYGVTVLDWSKNFARFAWVRLLHPDGTPLKYARLNLSGDPTTDDEGWALVPEFSAPQTVQVTEEAPDAPPCQAALVPGTETVTCVPTPPAAP; this is translated from the coding sequence GTGAACCGCTGCGCCTGCCCTAAGCGGCCCCGGCTGGGCGCGGCGCTGGGTCTGGCCGCCCTGCTGGCCCTGGCGGGTGCTGCCGCCGCCCAGGACGCGCCCGCCCCGGACCCCTGCGCCCTGCCCCAGACGTTTGTGGACGTCACGGTGGCCGGTCAGGGCCGGGGCGGCACCCTGGTGCTGATGGACGGCGAGCGCTTCTGGCTCTCGCCGTCGGTGCTGCGCGAGGCCGAGGCCGGGTACGCGGACGCCCGCGCCCGCTGCGACGGCCAGGAGTTCGTGCGCCTGAATGCCGCCCTGGACCTGCGCTACGACCCCGGCGAACTGACCCTGAGCGTGGGACCGCGCCTGGAACTGCTGCCCAACAACACCCTGGACCTGGGACAGGTGCGCCCCCCCGAAGCCGAGGTGCTGCCCACCCTCCCTGTGACCACGCTGGGCGTGCAGGGCGAAGTGGCACGCCGCCCGGGCGACGAGACCCAGAGCGCGCTGATCACCCACACCGCCACCGTGCGCGCGGGCTACCAGAATGGCCGCTTTGCGCTGGGGGCGCAGGTGGGTGAAGCCGGGGGCCAGGGGCTGGCGACCGCGTGGCAGGGGCAACTGGGCGCGGCGTATCAGGTGCGCGACAACCTGTCGGTGGAAGCCGCCGCCTACGCCGTCAAGCTGGGGGGCGCGCCGCTGCGGCTGGCCGACGAACAGATCAGCGGCCTGACCGTGACCTACGGCAGCGTGCGCGCCTACCGCCTGCCGCAACTGGTGGTGGCGCTGCCGCTGGACGCCGAGGTGGAACTGCGCGTGCCCGGCGTGGAGGTGCCGCGCCTGAACGCGGCCGCCGGCACCCTGACGATTCGCAACCTGCCGCTGGACCTGCCGGCCGGCACCGTGGAGCTGCGCATCCGCGACGCCACTGGCACGCGCTTTGAACGCGTGACCTACACGGCGGCCGATATTCAGGTCACGGCCCGCGCGCTGGCGCTGCGGGCACAGGCCGGGGTGCGCGGCACCCGGGCCGCCACGCAGGCCACCGCCGTCTACGGCCTGAGCGACGAATGGAGCCTGAGCGCCGAACTGGACGCCGACACGGCCCGCCAGCAGCTCAAGGCCTCGGCGCGCTACGTGGTCACGGACCTGAACACGGGGTTCGGGGTGCAGTACGACTCGGCCACGCGCACGCGGCTGCTGCTCAGCGGCGACGCCACCTGGGCCCGGGGCGAGTGGCGCTTTGGGGTGGGCGCCGTGGTGCCGCCCCTGGACCTGCGCGCGGCCTCGGTCGCCGGGCAGGTGGGCTGGAGCGCGCGGGGCACCAGCCTGGGCCTGCGGGCGCAGGCCACCCCCGGCGCGGCGCGCGGCGAACTGGGCCTGAGCGTCACCCGCAAATTCAGCCCCGACCTCAGCGCGGCCCTGGGCGCGGCCGTGACCGCCAACGACGGCCAGGTGGGCTGGCGGGCCACCCTGGGCGTCACCTGGACGCCCACGCCCAAGCTGGGCCTGAATGCGGTGGCCAGTACCGAGAACGGCGCGGCCCTGCTGGAAACGCGGGCGGTCTACCAGCTGGCCCCCGAACACACGCTGAACGCCGGCGCGGTGCTGGGCAGCAGCGGCACACGCGCGGCCACCCTGGGCTACCAGTACGTGGGGCAGGCCCGCGCCGCCGCGCAGGTGTCCACCACCGGCGAAGCGCGGGTCTCGGGCAGCGTGGGCGCCGCCTGGGTGGGGGGGCAGCTGTTCCTCACGGCGGCCGAGGCGGGGCCCGGGGTGCTGGTGCGCACGGGCGTGTCCGGCGTGCCGCTGGTGGTGGGGGGCGTGCGGGTGGTCACCGACCGCCGGGGCGACGCCCTGGTGCTGCTGGCCAGCGGCACGCGCGTGGCGGCCGTGGCCCCCGACTTTGACCAGTTGCCCGTGACGGTCAGCGTGCAGGAGGATGGCCGCACCCTGAGCCTGTCGCCCTACGGCGTGACGGTGCTGGACTGGAGCAAGAACTTCGCGCGCTTTGCCTGGGTGCGGCTGCTGCACCCCGACGGCACGCCGCTGAAATACGCCCGCCTGAACCTGAGTGGCGACCCCACCACCGACGACGAGGGCTGGGCCCTGGTCCCCGAGTTCAGCGCGCCCCAGACCGTGCAGGTCACGGAAGAAGCGCCGGACGCCCCGCCCTGTCAGGCCGCGCTGGTCCCCGGCACCGAAACCGTTACCTGCGTGCCGACCCCTCCAGCCGCGCCCTGA
- a CDS encoding GNAT family N-acetyltransferase, with product MHHDLTISDGPYTLRPLREADSAPLLALAQASAQEYAQMVTPPTLGRYYAAALQAVDQQPFVALVNGEYAGATRYMEMRPQQKRLEIGSTWLAPAHMRTPANRTFKRLLLAHAFEELGMLRVEIKTDILNTRSQRAIEALGAVREGVLRQHMPRQDGTQRDTVMYSIVAAEWPAIRARLEGSARR from the coding sequence ATGCACCACGATCTGACGATCTCGGATGGCCCGTACACCCTGCGCCCGCTGCGGGAGGCCGACAGCGCGCCGCTGCTGGCCCTGGCGCAGGCCAGCGCCCAGGAATACGCGCAGATGGTCACGCCGCCTACCCTGGGGCGCTACTACGCGGCGGCGCTGCAGGCCGTGGACCAGCAGCCCTTCGTAGCGCTGGTGAACGGCGAGTATGCCGGGGCCACCCGCTACATGGAGATGCGCCCCCAGCAAAAGCGCCTGGAAATCGGCAGCACGTGGCTGGCCCCGGCCCACATGCGCACGCCCGCCAACCGCACCTTCAAGCGCCTGCTGCTCGCCCACGCTTTCGAGGAACTGGGCATGCTGCGCGTGGAGATCAAGACAGACATTCTGAACACCCGCTCGCAGCGGGCCATTGAGGCGCTGGGGGCAGTGCGCGAGGGCGTGCTGCGCCAGCACATGCCGCGCCAGGACGGCACCCAGCGCGACACAGTGATGTATTCCATTGTGGCAGCCGAATGGCCGGCGATCAGGGCGCGGCTGGAGGGGTCGGCACGCAGGTAA
- a CDS encoding ABC transporter substrate-binding protein — MNKGLVSVLAAALLLGQAHAQEKVTLTVAVFPSLDSSIKAILPAWQKKYPNVTINMQAQQYADHHNAMTTALATGQGLPDVMAIEVGYVAKFAEGQGLEDLNKAPYSAAASKKLFTPFTIAQATSSDGRFIAMPTDIGPGTFFYRKDVLDKAGVNPVNMQRSWESYIAAGKTIKAKTGAYLVNTAASVYGIIIRTNLKSGEGIYFDKSNNLLVGPDNARFVRAFTLSKQIRDAGLDAKVGEWTNEWYDAFKKGTVATQFSGAWLQGALQNWMAPETKGLWRVQNLPERSFASWGGTFYGIPSKAKNKQWAWEFIKFMTLNQSSQIAAFEDNGAFPALVAAQKNKVFSDPVDFLGGQKARVLWRDAAAKTQPIDVNKYDSVADQIVQTELTNVLEKGKDIKQALSDARAQILRRAR, encoded by the coding sequence ATGAACAAAGGTCTCGTGTCCGTTCTTGCCGCCGCCCTGCTGCTGGGGCAGGCCCACGCCCAGGAAAAGGTGACCCTGACCGTGGCGGTCTTTCCCAGCCTGGACAGCTCGATCAAGGCGATCTTGCCCGCGTGGCAGAAGAAATACCCCAACGTCACGATCAACATGCAGGCGCAGCAGTACGCCGACCACCACAACGCCATGACCACCGCACTGGCCACCGGGCAGGGCCTGCCCGACGTGATGGCCATTGAAGTGGGCTACGTGGCCAAATTTGCCGAGGGGCAGGGCCTGGAAGACCTGAACAAGGCGCCCTACAGCGCCGCCGCCTCCAAGAAGCTGTTCACCCCCTTTACGATTGCGCAGGCCACCAGCAGCGACGGGCGCTTTATCGCCATGCCCACCGACATCGGCCCCGGCACCTTTTTCTACCGCAAGGACGTGCTGGACAAGGCCGGCGTGAACCCGGTGAACATGCAGCGCTCCTGGGAGTCCTACATTGCGGCCGGCAAGACCATCAAGGCCAAGACCGGCGCCTACCTGGTGAACACGGCGGCCTCGGTGTACGGGATCATCATCCGCACGAACCTGAAAAGCGGCGAGGGCATTTACTTCGACAAGAGCAACAACCTGCTGGTGGGCCCGGACAACGCCCGCTTCGTGCGCGCCTTTACCCTCAGCAAGCAGATCCGCGACGCGGGCCTGGACGCCAAGGTGGGCGAGTGGACCAACGAGTGGTACGACGCCTTTAAAAAGGGCACGGTCGCCACGCAGTTTTCCGGCGCGTGGCTGCAGGGCGCCCTGCAGAACTGGATGGCCCCCGAAACCAAGGGCCTGTGGCGCGTGCAGAACCTCCCGGAGCGCTCCTTTGCCTCGTGGGGCGGCACCTTCTACGGCATTCCCAGCAAGGCCAAGAACAAGCAGTGGGCCTGGGAGTTCATCAAGTTCATGACCCTGAACCAGAGCTCGCAGATTGCCGCCTTTGAGGATAACGGCGCCTTCCCGGCCCTGGTCGCGGCGCAGAAGAACAAGGTCTTCAGTGACCCCGTGGACTTCCTGGGCGGCCAGAAAGCGCGCGTGCTGTGGCGCGACGCCGCCGCCAAGACCCAGCCCATTGACGTGAACAAGTACGACTCGGTGGCCGACCAGATCGTGCAGACCGAGCTGACCAACGTGCTGGAAAAGGGCAAGGACATCAAGCAGGCCCTGTCTGACGCCCGCGCCCAGATTCTGCGCCGCGCCCGGTAA
- a CDS encoding GH1 family beta-glucosidase has protein sequence MSNHTPDPARFPARFTWGVATSAYQIEGAAHEDGRGPSIWDTFCAAPGKVRGGDTGDVACDHYHRLPEDLDLIQGLGVNAYRFSVAWPRVLPQGRGAVNRAGLDFYDRLVDGLLARGIVPWATLYHWDLPQTLEDEGGWRVRGAAEAFAEYAGVVAGALGDRVRHFITLNEPWCSAYLGYGNGVHAPGASDLADSFAASHHLLLAHGLAVPVIREAAPGAQVGITLNLHHTYPASDSAADHAAARRGDGFQNRWYLDPLYGRGYPQDMVQLLGEASPQARGLVRPGDEDQIAAPTDFLGVNMYSRAVMQDAPGEGWLHARQIRPEGSAYTGFDWEVAPDSLTDLLVRLQRDYAPGAIYITENGSTYPDTVSEDGTVHDGERTRYLEAHLAAMQAAMTQGAKVRGYFAWSLMDNFEWAEGYDKRFGIVHVDFDTQARTLKQSGRWYRDFLARARETVPV, from the coding sequence ATGAGCAATCACACCCCTGACCCTGCGCGTTTTCCGGCCCGTTTTACCTGGGGCGTGGCCACCAGTGCCTACCAGATCGAGGGCGCTGCCCATGAGGACGGCCGGGGCCCCAGCATCTGGGACACCTTTTGCGCCGCCCCGGGCAAGGTGCGCGGCGGCGACACCGGCGACGTGGCCTGCGACCATTACCACCGCCTGCCTGAAGACCTGGACCTGATCCAGGGGCTGGGGGTCAATGCCTACCGCTTCAGCGTGGCGTGGCCGCGCGTCCTGCCCCAGGGGCGCGGCGCCGTGAACCGGGCCGGGCTGGACTTTTACGACCGGCTGGTGGACGGCCTGCTGGCCCGGGGCATTGTCCCCTGGGCCACGCTGTACCACTGGGACCTGCCGCAGACCCTGGAGGACGAGGGCGGCTGGCGGGTGCGCGGCGCGGCCGAGGCCTTTGCCGAGTACGCGGGCGTGGTGGCGGGCGCGCTGGGGGACCGGGTGCGGCACTTCATCACCCTGAACGAGCCGTGGTGCTCGGCGTACCTGGGCTACGGCAACGGGGTTCACGCGCCGGGGGCCAGTGATCTGGCCGACAGCTTTGCCGCCTCACACCACCTGCTGCTGGCCCACGGGCTGGCGGTGCCAGTCATCCGCGAGGCCGCGCCGGGCGCCCAGGTGGGCATCACCCTGAACCTGCACCACACCTACCCCGCCAGTGACAGCGCCGCCGACCACGCGGCGGCCCGGCGGGGCGACGGCTTTCAGAACCGCTGGTATCTGGACCCACTGTACGGGCGCGGCTACCCGCAGGACATGGTTCAGTTGCTGGGCGAGGCCAGTCCCCAGGCGCGCGGGCTGGTGCGGCCCGGCGACGAGGACCAGATCGCCGCGCCCACTGACTTTCTGGGCGTGAACATGTATTCCCGCGCCGTCATGCAGGACGCCCCCGGCGAGGGCTGGCTGCACGCCCGCCAGATTCGCCCGGAAGGCAGCGCCTACACCGGCTTTGACTGGGAGGTGGCCCCGGACAGCCTGACCGACCTGCTGGTGCGCCTGCAGCGGGACTACGCGCCCGGCGCCATCTACATCACCGAAAACGGCTCCACCTACCCCGACACCGTCAGCGAGGACGGCACTGTGCACGACGGCGAACGCACGCGGTACCTGGAAGCGCACCTGGCCGCCATGCAGGCGGCCATGACCCAGGGCGCGAAGGTGCGCGGCTACTTCGCGTGGTCACTGATGGACAACTTCGAGTGGGCCGAAGGCTACGACAAACGCTTTGGCATCGTGCATGTGGACTTTGACACCCAGGCGCGCACCCTGAAGCAGTCCGGGCGCTGGTACCGCGATTTCCTGGCCCGGGCGCGGGAGACCGTGCCGGTATGA
- a CDS encoding M23 family metallopeptidase, giving the protein MRRWVGMGVLAAVLAGVLLWLWPLLQQARQVSALLASPAPATRSLPNPLPGQRFEDTWGAARSGGRRHEGIDIFAPRGTPIRATTRGLVINVGPNGLGGRTVMVLGPAGQRHYYAHLERYPNLKRGDWVRAGDVVGFVGDSGNARGTPPHLHYGIYAAGGAINPYPLLRPEQ; this is encoded by the coding sequence ATGCGGCGGTGGGTTGGAATGGGGGTGCTGGCGGCCGTGCTGGCCGGGGTTCTGTTGTGGCTGTGGCCGCTGCTGCAGCAGGCGCGGCAGGTCTCGGCGCTGCTGGCCTCTCCGGCGCCGGCCACGCGCAGCCTGCCCAATCCGCTGCCCGGACAACGTTTTGAAGACACCTGGGGCGCGGCCCGCAGCGGGGGCCGACGCCACGAAGGCATTGACATCTTCGCGCCGCGTGGCACGCCCATCCGGGCCACCACGCGCGGGCTGGTGATCAATGTGGGTCCCAACGGTCTGGGGGGCCGCACGGTGATGGTGCTGGGCCCGGCCGGGCAGCGCCACTACTACGCCCACTTAGAGCGCTACCCGAACCTGAAACGCGGCGACTGGGTGCGGGCCGGGGACGTGGTGGGCTTTGTGGGCGACAGCGGCAATGCGCGCGGCACCCCGCCCCACCTGCACTACGGGATCTATGCGGCCGGGGGCGCCATCAACCCCTATCCCCTGCTGCGGCCCGAGCAGTAG
- a CDS encoding glycoside hydrolase family 3 protein, whose product MKRGLALALLSASLGSAAGMAPAAWLDPAAAEARARTLLAGLSLDEKIGQVTMAHVFRFTEGGRSGPLAATAAQTFGALKPGSVLNGGGDTPQPNTPRGWADFLGALDAVGRAAGPRNIPAVFGTDAVHGVNNVPAATLFPHNIGLGATFSPVLTEETARATARDLRALNAAWTFAPVADVGRDPRWGRFYETFGEAPWLVADHVAAAVTGLQDEGVAATLKHFAGYGLGTLGLDRGNAELSPRTLHETVLPPFQAGIRAGALSVMANSGSVNGVPAHASAALLTGVLRGELGFGGLLVSDWNDIDRLVGTYRTHADLLRATAASVNAGLDVYMVPNTVEAYQGALKEAVTTGLGSVWLNLAG is encoded by the coding sequence GTGAAACGCGGGCTGGCCCTGGCGCTGCTGAGCGCCAGCCTGGGTTCGGCGGCGGGCATGGCCCCGGCGGCGTGGCTGGACCCAGCGGCGGCCGAGGCCCGGGCGCGCACCCTGCTGGCCGGGCTGAGCCTGGACGAGAAAATCGGTCAGGTGACGATGGCGCATGTGTTCCGCTTCACCGAGGGGGGCCGCAGCGGGCCCCTGGCGGCCACTGCGGCCCAGACCTTTGGGGCCCTGAAGCCGGGCAGCGTGCTCAACGGGGGCGGCGACACCCCGCAGCCCAACACGCCGCGCGGCTGGGCGGACTTTCTGGGGGCGCTGGACGCAGTGGGCCGGGCGGCCGGGCCCCGGAACATCCCGGCGGTGTTCGGGACCGACGCGGTCCACGGAGTCAACAACGTCCCCGCCGCCACGCTGTTTCCGCACAACATTGGCCTGGGGGCAACCTTCAGCCCGGTCCTGACCGAAGAAACCGCCCGCGCCACCGCCCGCGACCTGCGCGCCCTGAACGCCGCCTGGACCTTTGCCCCGGTGGCCGATGTGGGGCGCGATCCCCGCTGGGGCCGCTTCTATGAAACTTTTGGCGAGGCGCCGTGGCTGGTGGCCGACCATGTGGCGGCGGCGGTGACAGGCCTGCAGGACGAGGGGGTGGCCGCCACCCTGAAGCACTTCGCTGGCTACGGCTTGGGCACACTGGGCCTGGACCGGGGCAACGCGGAGCTCAGCCCCCGCACCCTGCACGAAACGGTGCTGCCCCCCTTTCAGGCCGGCATTCGCGCCGGGGCCCTGAGCGTGATGGCCAACAGTGGCAGCGTGAACGGGGTGCCGGCGCACGCCTCCGCCGCCCTGCTGACCGGCGTGCTGCGCGGCGAACTGGGCTTTGGCGGGCTCCTGGTGAGCGACTGGAACGACATCGACCGGCTGGTGGGCACCTACCGCACCCACGCGGACCTGCTGCGGGCCACCGCCGCCAGCGTCAACGCCGGGCTGGACGTGTATATGGTGCCCAATACGGTCGAGGCGTATCAGGGGGCCCTGAAGGAAGCGGTCACCACAGGGCTAGGGTCTGTCTGGCTGAATTTGGCAGGATAA
- a CDS encoding fimbrial biogenesis chaperone, whose translation MIRFLLWTLLCLLGVAGAQTFALSPTAFNMDPARTNTAQVRMDNTGDAPMTFQLEIRKWSTENGQHVYTPTRDVVVNPAQFTLEPGKSQVIRVGLLKKAGNEELAYRVFVRQVPTADVPSQQNNEGNVGLTLRQLVQVSMPVYVAPASSAPKLSYGLRLQDGKVMLDLTNAGNRHLTLRDVNVVAGEARLSLGNAAVLGGSTLSLPLTLDALPTSAELVYSDMNGEERREPLRLP comes from the coding sequence ATGATCCGCTTTCTGCTGTGGACGCTGCTGTGCCTGTTGGGTGTGGCCGGAGCCCAGACCTTTGCCCTGTCCCCCACCGCCTTCAACATGGACCCGGCGCGCACCAACACCGCGCAGGTGCGCATGGACAACACCGGCGACGCGCCCATGACCTTTCAGCTGGAAATTCGCAAGTGGAGCACCGAAAACGGGCAGCATGTCTACACGCCCACGCGCGACGTGGTGGTGAACCCCGCGCAGTTCACCCTGGAACCGGGCAAAAGCCAGGTGATCCGGGTGGGCCTGCTGAAAAAGGCCGGCAATGAAGAACTGGCCTACCGCGTCTTTGTGCGGCAGGTGCCCACCGCCGACGTGCCCTCGCAGCAGAACAACGAGGGCAATGTGGGCCTGACCCTGCGCCAGCTGGTGCAGGTGTCCATGCCGGTCTACGTGGCCCCCGCCAGCAGCGCTCCCAAGCTGAGCTACGGCCTGCGCCTGCAAGACGGCAAGGTCATGCTGGACCTGACCAACGCGGGCAACCGGCACCTGACGCTGCGCGACGTGAACGTGGTGGCCGGCGAGGCGCGCCTGAGCCTGGGCAACGCCGCCGTGCTGGGCGGCAGCACCCTGAGCCTGCCGCTGACCCTGGACGCCCTGCCGACCAGCGCCGAACTGGTGTATTCCGACATGAACGGCGAGGAGCGGCGTGAACCGCTGCGCCTGCCCTAA